One genomic region from Thermodesulfobacteriota bacterium encodes:
- the mgtA gene encoding magnesium-translocating P-type ATPase, with amino-acid sequence MNQLKNEFWSVPATKLVEELKTTPSGLTSDEAKERLTKFGPNLLKVKGRSDAISLLISQFKSPIILILIFASFLSIFLGDATDAVIILIIILASGLLGFWQERGAVNAVKNLLSIVQIRSTILRDSNPIEISTEEIVPGDVVVLKAGDIIPGDCLILESKDFFVNEATLTGESYPVEKIVGVLPPETVLARRTNVLYMGTNGISGTSNALVVHTGTETEFGRISKRLKLRHPETDFEHGVRQFGYLLMEVTLTLVMTIFAINVYFARPVIESFLFSLALAVGLTPQLLPAIISINLAHGAKRMALEKVIVKRLSSIENFGSMNVLCSDKTGTLTSGIVKLHSALDAEGNENEKVLFYAYVNALYETGFANPIDAAIRNHCQFDVSGCKKLDEVPYDFTRKRLSISFSKGNLNLMVTKGALKNVLSACSYVEKSDGTIADLETFREMILERFDELSIKGFRTLGIAYRNLGSNTSINKDDEIDMTFCGFIVLFDPPKPGAIETINQLRYLGVSLKIITGDNHLVAASLSKQVGLSNPQTITGSELRSMSDEALLKTANAVDIFAEVEPNQKERIILALRKAGNVVGYMGDGINDASALHVADVGISVDSAVDVAKETADIVLLDMDLGVLIQGVREGRTTFANTLKYVFMATSANFGNMFSMAGASLFLPFLPLLPKQILLTNLMTDFPEMTIATDMVDPEMVDQPRRWNINFIRNFMATFGIVSSVFDFLTFGVLLIILNASIDQFRTGWFQESVISASLIVLVVRTRKPFFKSKPSKYLFLVTLLIIVATLILPYTQLARIFNFRPLPPSFLFVLGLIVGLYIFAAEIAKKVFYKRIKD; translated from the coding sequence TTGAACCAACTCAAAAATGAATTCTGGAGCGTTCCTGCCACTAAGCTAGTAGAAGAACTCAAGACAACTCCGTCCGGTTTAACTAGTGACGAAGCTAAAGAACGTCTTACAAAGTTTGGTCCGAACCTTTTAAAAGTAAAAGGACGTTCAGACGCAATCTCTCTTCTTATTTCACAATTTAAGAGTCCGATAATACTGATTCTGATATTCGCATCGTTTTTGTCCATCTTTCTCGGTGACGCCACAGACGCCGTCATCATACTGATAATAATCCTTGCAAGCGGTCTCCTGGGATTCTGGCAGGAAAGAGGGGCGGTCAACGCCGTAAAAAATCTCCTGTCCATCGTGCAGATAAGATCGACCATACTCCGCGATTCAAACCCAATAGAAATTTCAACCGAGGAGATTGTTCCTGGAGACGTCGTGGTCTTGAAAGCAGGGGACATTATTCCCGGTGACTGTCTTATCCTAGAATCTAAGGACTTTTTTGTAAACGAGGCCACGTTGACTGGAGAATCTTATCCAGTTGAAAAAATTGTTGGTGTATTACCACCAGAAACTGTTCTCGCCCGTCGGACAAATGTGCTTTATATGGGAACTAATGGAATAAGTGGTACCTCTAACGCACTTGTAGTGCACACTGGCACCGAGACAGAATTCGGCCGCATATCTAAACGACTAAAACTCAGACACCCAGAAACAGATTTTGAGCACGGGGTAAGACAGTTTGGATACCTTCTTATGGAAGTTACGCTTACTCTCGTAATGACTATATTCGCAATAAACGTATATTTTGCACGTCCAGTTATAGAGTCTTTTCTATTTTCCCTTGCGCTTGCGGTAGGACTAACCCCTCAACTACTACCAGCGATCATTAGCATCAACCTTGCCCATGGAGCAAAACGAATGGCCTTAGAGAAGGTGATTGTAAAACGTCTTTCTTCGATTGAAAACTTTGGCAGCATGAATGTCCTCTGCTCCGATAAGACCGGCACCCTTACCAGCGGGATTGTCAAATTACATTCCGCGCTTGATGCGGAGGGTAATGAAAATGAAAAGGTTCTCTTTTATGCATATGTAAATGCATTGTACGAAACCGGCTTTGCAAACCCAATCGATGCAGCGATTCGCAACCATTGTCAGTTTGATGTCTCCGGTTGCAAAAAGCTTGATGAAGTGCCCTATGATTTTACTAGAAAGCGTCTGAGCATATCATTCTCTAAAGGTAACTTAAATCTTATGGTGACGAAGGGCGCCCTCAAGAACGTGCTATCGGCATGCTCTTATGTAGAGAAATCCGATGGAACAATCGCTGATTTAGAAACGTTTAGAGAAATGATACTTGAACGATTCGATGAATTGAGTATCAAGGGATTTCGCACCCTTGGCATCGCATACCGTAATTTGGGTTCCAATACAAGCATAAACAAGGATGACGAGATTGACATGACATTTTGTGGTTTTATTGTTCTGTTTGATCCTCCAAAGCCTGGAGCTATTGAGACAATAAATCAACTGCGCTACCTAGGAGTCTCGCTTAAGATAATAACCGGGGACAATCATCTGGTCGCAGCAAGCCTGAGTAAGCAAGTAGGATTATCGAACCCACAAACTATAACTGGCTCTGAACTGAGGTCTATGAGTGATGAAGCACTTCTAAAAACGGCAAATGCAGTTGACATATTCGCTGAGGTCGAGCCGAATCAGAAAGAGCGGATCATTTTGGCTTTGAGAAAGGCTGGAAACGTAGTCGGTTACATGGGGGATGGCATCAACGATGCCTCGGCGCTTCATGTAGCCGACGTTGGTATTTCCGTTGATAGTGCCGTTGACGTAGCTAAAGAAACGGCTGATATAGTGTTGCTCGACATGGACTTAGGGGTTCTGATACAAGGAGTTCGAGAGGGAAGAACAACTTTTGCGAACACACTTAAGTATGTCTTCATGGCAACGAGTGCCAATTTTGGAAACATGTTCAGTATGGCCGGTGCATCTCTGTTTCTACCCTTTTTACCACTTCTTCCAAAGCAGATACTTCTCACAAATTTAATGACAGATTTTCCGGAGATGACTATAGCTACGGACATGGTAGACCCTGAAATGGTTGATCAGCCAAGGCGCTGGAATATTAACTTCATCAGAAACTTTATGGCAACCTTCGGAATTGTAAGCTCAGTATTCGATTTTTTAACGTTTGGAGTGCTTCTCATAATCCTAAACGCTTCCATAGATCAATTCAGGACCGGCTGGTTCCAAGAGTCTGTAATATCCGCTTCTCTGATTGTACTTGTTGTACGCACTCGCAAGCCATTTTTCAAGAGTAAACCCAGTAAATATCTCTTTCTGGTAACCCTTTTGATAATTGTTGCGACACTTATTTTGCCATATACACAACTTGCAAGGATCTTTAATTTTCGGCCGCTGCCACCATCATTTCTATTCGTCTTGGGTTTAATCGTGGGGTTGTATATTTTTGCTGCGGAAATAGCAAAGAAGGTTTTTTATAAGAGGATAAAAGATTAA
- a CDS encoding DUF1232 domain-containing protein: MAVNLKSKTDYMFQRFKFTARNLKFEIKVYKLLLNDIRTPKLSKILLGLAIGYALFPFDIIPDFIPVIGHIDDMVIVPTVILIALTIIPKEVYDDCKIRVKDT, from the coding sequence TTGGCCGTCAATCTCAAGTCTAAGACTGATTACATGTTTCAAAGATTTAAATTTACTGCCAGAAATTTAAAGTTCGAAATTAAAGTATATAAATTATTGCTGAATGACATTCGTACACCTAAATTGTCCAAAATACTCCTCGGCCTCGCTATAGGTTATGCACTTTTTCCTTTCGACATAATTCCTGATTTCATACCCGTGATCGGACACATCGATGATATGGTCATTGTACCAACTGTCATCCTAATCGCCCTGACGATAATTCCAAAAGAGGTGTACGACGATTGTAAGATCAGAGTAAAGGACACATAA
- a CDS encoding DUF1634 domain-containing protein gives MRKLTDEEVHQIIGNILRIAVIVAAVIVFIGGILYLIQNGSNSPEYHVFKGEPKSLRTISGILKELLVLDGVGIIQIGLLLLIATPVVRVIFSVFAFALQRDSIYVVVTLIVLTVLIYSISGGHI, from the coding sequence ATGCGTAAATTGACAGATGAAGAGGTACATCAAATCATTGGCAATATCCTAAGAATCGCAGTAATAGTCGCTGCCGTGATAGTCTTTATTGGGGGGATATTGTACTTAATTCAAAATGGAAGTAATTCACCCGAGTATCATGTGTTCAAAGGCGAGCCCAAGAGTTTACGTACCATATCAGGGATTCTGAAAGAACTTCTGGTTTTGGACGGCGTCGGAATTATTCAAATTGGACTCCTCCTTTTGATCGCCACCCCCGTGGTGCGTGTTATATTTTCTGTCTTTGCATTTGCTCTACAACGCGATAGCATTTACGTCGTCGTTACTTTGATAGTGCTAACAGTTTTGATTTATAGTATTTCGGGAGGGCATATCTGA
- a CDS encoding sulfite exporter TauE/SafE family protein codes for MDVLEFSLLIWLGSFLAGFLGALTGLGGGVVIIPLLTLGFGIDIRYAIGASLVSVIATSSASAAAYVKKGFANLRVGMFLEIATTTGAIAGASLAVRVSTTTIAVIFGLVLLYSGYQSVFPSRESSSPEKPDPLASRLRMDGSYPSFTGQQNYHVRSIPAGFSIMFIAGTLSGLLGIGSGALKVIAMDQVMRIPFKVSTTTSNFMIGVTAAASAGVYLNRGYVDPGLSMPVMLGVLIGSFLGTHVLVISKTRLLRIVFGVVIFVLAIEMLYNGLTGRL; via the coding sequence ATGGACGTATTGGAATTCTCACTGCTTATTTGGCTGGGATCCTTTCTCGCAGGGTTTTTAGGAGCTTTGACAGGACTAGGGGGAGGGGTGGTTATCATACCATTACTCACTTTGGGTTTTGGGATTGACATCCGGTATGCAATAGGAGCATCTCTAGTATCTGTTATCGCAACGTCTTCGGCCTCAGCCGCGGCTTATGTTAAAAAGGGATTTGCCAATCTAAGAGTAGGAATGTTTCTCGAGATAGCAACCACAACCGGAGCAATTGCTGGAGCTTCTCTCGCAGTTAGAGTATCAACCACCACGATTGCCGTCATTTTTGGACTTGTGCTGCTATACTCTGGTTATCAATCTGTTTTTCCTAGCCGGGAAAGTTCAAGCCCAGAGAAACCAGATCCACTGGCGTCACGGCTTAGGATGGACGGAAGTTATCCTTCATTTACAGGACAGCAGAATTATCATGTCCGTTCCATTCCAGCGGGATTCAGCATAATGTTCATTGCAGGCACACTTTCGGGTTTGCTAGGAATAGGTTCAGGTGCCCTGAAAGTTATAGCAATGGACCAAGTTATGCGTATCCCCTTCAAGGTATCCACTACCACAAGCAATTTCATGATAGGCGTTACTGCAGCAGCAAGTGCAGGGGTTTACCTAAACCGCGGATATGTTGATCCAGGACTATCCATGCCCGTAATGCTTGGGGTCTTGATTGGATCATTCCTTGGAACCCATGTATTGGTAATTTCCAAAACTAGACTATTACGAATAGTGTTTGGCGTGGTGATCTTTGTGTTGGCTATAGAGATGCTTTATAATGGTTTGACTGGAAGGCTTTAA
- a CDS encoding VIT1/CCC1 transporter family protein, which produces MLFIGASASITFSITSSLIKISLFLSIGLTLVALFIFGYIKARFTGINSIRGALQTILVGGLAAGAAFFIARMIS; this is translated from the coding sequence ATCCTTTTCATCGGAGCCTCGGCAAGTATTACCTTTTCCATTACCTCTTCCCTTATTAAGATTTCATTATTCCTTTCAATTGGACTAACGTTAGTAGCCCTTTTTATATTCGGCTATATCAAAGCACGTTTTACTGGGATAAACTCAATTCGTGGCGCACTTCAGACAATACTCGTTGGGGGACTGGCTGCAGGTGCAGCTTTTTTTATAGCGCGTATGATAAGTTAG
- a CDS encoding pitrilysin family protein: protein MRKSTQNLLLKAMFAVFLCLFNFNTLSAEPLGKKVVLDNGIVLVVSERPGVPMVVVDILIDAGSINETAENAGLANLTAELLTSGTKTQSAVEIAEEADFIGSSLTTTSDYDFTEIELIVLKKYLARGLHILGDIIINPTFPQEEIEDTVSEIQGELKKNEEDPGWLAEREFLKALYVDHPYGRIAEGNEESILRINRPDIINFHSKYYVPNGTTISIAGDITLEEAKNLIENSFGTWKKKEINRNSVPPPPALEKTKSLKLDRKVTQANIILGHLGITRDNPDYYPLQVMNYILGGGGFSSRLVNDIRDKRGLAYSVGSTYLSRKYPGNFQVVLQTKNPSALDAVKLVLENMRRISESEVSDEELDDAKAYLIGSLPLSIETDREVAENMSLLEFFGLGLDYFDKYRDQIKSVSKQDVLRVAQKYLHPDRYVLVIVGNLKEINSDKI, encoded by the coding sequence ATGAGAAAGTCAACACAAAATCTTCTACTTAAAGCGATGTTCGCCGTGTTTTTGTGTTTATTCAACTTCAACACCCTATCTGCCGAACCCCTGGGTAAAAAGGTTGTTCTGGACAACGGTATTGTACTTGTCGTATCGGAAAGACCCGGCGTGCCAATGGTAGTAGTAGATATTCTTATCGATGCTGGGTCTATTAATGAGACTGCAGAAAATGCCGGTCTGGCAAATCTCACTGCAGAACTTCTCACGAGTGGAACAAAAACTCAGTCAGCTGTAGAAATTGCAGAAGAGGCAGACTTTATTGGTTCCTCTCTTACTACCACCTCAGACTATGACTTCACAGAAATCGAACTTATTGTATTAAAAAAATATCTCGCTAGAGGTCTTCATATTCTAGGGGATATAATAATAAATCCTACTTTTCCACAAGAAGAGATTGAAGATACCGTCAGCGAAATTCAGGGTGAACTGAAAAAGAATGAGGAAGATCCTGGTTGGTTGGCAGAGCGTGAATTCCTTAAAGCACTTTATGTTGACCATCCTTACGGTCGAATAGCAGAAGGGAATGAAGAGAGCATCCTGAGAATCAATAGACCCGATATAATAAACTTCCATTCAAAATACTACGTACCTAATGGAACAACTATCTCTATAGCTGGAGATATAACTCTCGAGGAGGCAAAGAATCTAATAGAAAATAGCTTCGGGACCTGGAAAAAAAAGGAGATAAATAGGAATAGTGTCCCTCCACCCCCTGCTCTTGAAAAAACCAAATCTCTAAAGCTCGACCGTAAGGTGACTCAGGCAAATATCATCCTAGGTCACCTGGGTATCACTAGGGATAATCCAGATTATTATCCGCTGCAGGTTATGAACTATATATTGGGGGGAGGGGGCTTTTCATCAAGACTTGTAAATGACATTAGAGATAAAAGGGGCCTCGCTTATAGTGTCGGCAGTACTTATTTATCGAGAAAATATCCCGGCAACTTTCAGGTAGTACTCCAGACCAAAAACCCGAGTGCATTGGATGCTGTTAAATTGGTGCTGGAGAATATGAGAAGAATCAGCGAGAGTGAGGTTTCGGATGAAGAGTTAGATGATGCAAAAGCATACCTCATCGGAAGTCTCCCGCTGAGTATCGAAACGGATAGAGAGGTAGCAGAAAATATGAGCCTACTGGAATTCTTCGGCCTAGGGCTCGATTACTTCGATAAGTATCGAGACCAAATAAAGTCCGTATCCAAACAAGATGTTCTAAGAGTGGCTCAAAAATATCTTCATCCTGATAGGTACGTACTTGTTATTGTAGGTAACCTGAAAGAAATAAATAGTGATAAAATTTAA
- a CDS encoding pitrilysin family protein, whose protein sequence is MNQAFQSHITISKETIIKLFALLLLFLPLQPALTKPPDPWQVRDFTLDNGLRVLLLEDHRTPTITLQVWYKVGSRNEQFGKTGISHLLEHMMFRGSKKYGPDTFSKIVQKNGGNDNAFTTEDYTMYFESMPSDKIDTLIDLESDRMVDLLIDQKLFDTERNVVLEERRLRTEDDPVSDLLEQVEAVAFEAHPYHNPVIGWFSDIKQISRDDLINHYKRHYVPNNAVLVVVGNFKTEKLLPKIEKSFGKIKSDKTPPVIRSIEPQQRGERRVTLHRSAELPFVTVAYHTPNLTSQDSYALDVLTTILAEGDSSRLYNSLVYEKQIALSVEGDYSRLSIDPNLMYFYAQVMPGKSPSDVENTIYGEIDIIKKEPIPQNELEKAKNQIESSFVFGQDSLFGRAYLLGQYEILGQLKMVRDYIIGIRQVTAEDVMDVARKYLSEDNRTVGTLIPKAPESS, encoded by the coding sequence TTGAATCAAGCTTTCCAATCACACATTACTATTTCAAAAGAAACTATCATAAAACTGTTCGCCCTTCTTCTATTATTTTTACCACTTCAACCTGCCCTCACAAAACCACCGGATCCATGGCAGGTCAGAGACTTTACGCTTGACAACGGTCTCAGGGTTCTTCTTCTTGAGGATCATAGAACACCGACTATTACACTTCAGGTTTGGTATAAGGTAGGATCCAGGAATGAGCAATTCGGTAAGACCGGGATCTCCCACTTACTCGAACACATGATGTTCAGAGGGTCCAAAAAATATGGCCCCGACACCTTTTCGAAAATAGTACAGAAAAATGGTGGCAATGATAATGCCTTCACCACCGAGGATTATACTATGTACTTTGAAAGCATGCCCTCCGATAAAATCGACACACTCATCGACCTTGAGTCTGACAGAATGGTTGATTTGCTCATAGACCAAAAACTTTTTGATACAGAAAGAAATGTTGTCTTGGAGGAGAGGCGCCTCAGGACCGAGGATGACCCTGTTTCCGACCTATTGGAGCAGGTAGAAGCAGTGGCATTCGAAGCCCACCCATATCATAATCCAGTTATCGGTTGGTTTTCTGATATAAAGCAAATATCTAGGGATGACCTGATTAACCATTACAAGAGGCACTACGTCCCAAACAATGCAGTCCTCGTAGTTGTCGGAAACTTTAAAACAGAAAAGCTACTTCCAAAAATTGAGAAAAGTTTCGGTAAAATAAAGTCGGATAAAACTCCGCCTGTGATAAGGAGCATAGAACCCCAACAAAGGGGCGAAAGGCGCGTTACACTCCATAGAAGCGCTGAACTTCCCTTCGTCACTGTTGCCTATCATACGCCTAACCTTACAAGTCAAGATAGCTACGCATTGGATGTTCTCACTACTATTCTAGCTGAAGGAGACAGCTCAAGACTGTACAATAGCTTGGTTTATGAAAAGCAGATTGCACTTTCCGTAGAGGGGGATTACTCCCGCCTCAGTATTGACCCAAACCTCATGTATTTCTATGCCCAGGTAATGCCCGGAAAGAGTCCCTCCGATGTTGAGAACACCATTTACGGTGAGATAGATATAATAAAAAAAGAGCCTATTCCACAAAATGAGTTAGAAAAGGCCAAAAACCAAATAGAATCTTCATTTGTTTTCGGTCAGGACTCACTCTTCGGAAGAGCGTATCTCCTTGGTCAGTATGAAATTTTAGGACAATTGAAAATGGTAAGAGATTATATAATTGGCATCAGGCAAGTTACAGCAGAGGATGTTATGGACGTTGCCAGAAAATATCTATCTGAGGATAATAGAACAGTGGGAACACTGATTCCCAAGGCGCCTGAGTCGTCTTAA
- a CDS encoding potassium transporter Kup: protein MPPLVLFVLGVVFGDIGTSPLYAFRECFSAGHAIMISPENVFGILSLMFWSLIIIISVKYVLFVMRADYHGEGGIFALLTLVLSKGRIRGRRLRIVTAIGLFGAALFYGDGMLTPAISVLSAIEGLKVTTSSLDPFVVPITVGILIGLFLFQRSGTGLVGRVFGPVMVIWFLTIAILGARWIIEVPEVLKSINPVYALNFFVINRVAGFFVLGAVFLVVTGGEALYADMGHFGKIPIRIAWFTIVLPGLLLNYFGQGALLIENPHSVINPFYLLSPSWGHYPLIALSTAATIIASQAVISGAFSLTSQALQLGYIPRLVVSHTSHHEIGQVYVPVVNWILFIGTVGIVVGFGSSANLAGAYGLAVALLMVVTTALMFICARSLWGWSLLFAGFAATLLLFIEIFFLGSNLAKFKQGAWFPLLVTTIVYVVFITWKQGRTILRDRIKVERLPMKNLIDDLEKNPPLRVKGVAVFMSSNPSGVPRTLLHNLKHNRVLHEHVIILTVLNDEIPRVPAHERLEVQEIAQNFFRIIAHYGFMETPDVPDILHLARKHGLEYSIHETTFFLGRETLVLGRSRKLSNLQKRLFMFLSRNAQDATLHYGIPTNRAIEIGIQVEI, encoded by the coding sequence ATGCCCCCTCTTGTGCTATTTGTTCTGGGTGTTGTTTTTGGGGACATTGGAACGAGTCCCCTATATGCGTTCAGAGAATGTTTTTCGGCCGGTCATGCGATTATGATCTCTCCTGAAAATGTATTTGGCATTCTTTCGCTTATGTTCTGGTCCCTGATAATAATTATTTCTGTCAAGTATGTATTGTTTGTAATGCGCGCAGACTATCATGGGGAAGGGGGCATTTTTGCATTACTCACGCTGGTTCTATCAAAGGGCAGGATAAGGGGTCGACGACTCCGCATCGTTACTGCCATAGGTCTTTTTGGTGCAGCGCTATTCTACGGCGATGGGATGCTGACACCCGCCATATCTGTGCTCAGCGCAATTGAGGGACTTAAGGTCACCACATCAAGTCTAGATCCATTTGTTGTACCTATAACAGTAGGGATTTTAATTGGTCTGTTTCTATTCCAGAGGAGCGGTACGGGACTGGTGGGTAGGGTATTTGGTCCCGTAATGGTTATCTGGTTTTTGACTATTGCTATTCTTGGCGCGCGATGGATAATTGAGGTTCCGGAGGTGCTTAAATCCATAAATCCGGTATACGCATTAAACTTTTTCGTCATCAACAGGGTCGCGGGCTTTTTCGTTCTGGGCGCAGTTTTCCTTGTAGTTACAGGTGGTGAGGCGCTCTACGCCGATATGGGACACTTTGGGAAAATACCAATACGCATTGCATGGTTTACAATAGTTCTACCAGGGTTACTCCTCAATTACTTTGGCCAGGGTGCACTTTTGATCGAGAATCCGCATTCAGTGATAAATCCATTTTACTTGCTTTCCCCTTCATGGGGACATTATCCTCTTATCGCATTATCCACGGCTGCTACGATTATCGCTTCACAGGCGGTTATTTCGGGCGCTTTTTCATTGACTAGTCAAGCTTTGCAGCTTGGGTATATACCACGCCTGGTTGTGAGTCATACTTCTCACCACGAAATCGGCCAGGTTTACGTGCCCGTAGTTAACTGGATTCTTTTTATTGGCACAGTTGGTATAGTGGTAGGCTTCGGTTCTTCAGCAAACCTTGCCGGAGCTTACGGACTCGCAGTTGCCCTATTAATGGTTGTGACTACGGCTTTGATGTTTATCTGTGCAAGATCGCTTTGGGGATGGTCGCTTCTTTTCGCGGGGTTTGCCGCTACGCTCTTACTTTTTATTGAAATCTTTTTTTTGGGTTCTAATTTAGCAAAATTCAAGCAAGGCGCATGGTTTCCTCTTCTGGTTACGACTATTGTGTATGTAGTATTCATAACGTGGAAACAGGGGCGGACAATATTGCGAGATCGTATCAAAGTTGAGCGCTTACCCATGAAGAATCTTATTGACGACCTGGAGAAAAATCCACCGTTAAGGGTAAAAGGTGTAGCTGTATTTATGTCCAGTAACCCTTCAGGGGTACCCCGCACCTTGCTTCATAACCTGAAGCATAACAGGGTACTTCATGAGCATGTGATTATATTAACGGTCTTAAATGATGAGATCCCGAGAGTACCTGCTCATGAGAGGCTTGAGGTGCAGGAAATTGCGCAAAACTTTTTTAGGATAATCGCACATTATGGCTTTATGGAAACTCCGGATGTGCCCGATATCCTTCATCTTGCCAGGAAGCATGGATTGGAGTACAGCATTCACGAAACTACTTTCTTTCTTGGTCGAGAAACATTGGTTTTGGGACGATCACGAAAGTTGTCCAATCTGCAAAAAAGGCTTTTTATGTTCTTGTCACGAAACGCCCAGGATGCCACCTTACATTATGGCATTCCTACAAACAGGGCAATCGAAATCGGTATACAGGTTGAAATATGA
- a CDS encoding universal stress protein, whose amino-acid sequence MFKHILIPLDGSKMAESVMPIALYLSQNCKSEITLIHIIERHAPTKIHSDRHIRFPEEALTYLERVKIYFPDSLNVDYHVHTTEVGHVAQSLADHAKELDCDLIVMCTHGRIRLQQLLFGTIAQQTINIGNIPVLVIHPDAFLNDKPFSCSQILVPLDISEEHEKGIRTAKDLARVLGCPLYFIVVIQTLATLSGPRATESRLAPVATAEMLELEEERALNYLKGLTSEISSEGVLVSGEVARGEPSDIIAKTALEIKADLIVMGTHGKAGADAFWSGSVTPRVFSRTNIPLLLVPI is encoded by the coding sequence ATGTTTAAACATATATTGATACCACTGGACGGATCCAAAATGGCAGAATCAGTAATGCCTATAGCTTTATATTTATCGCAGAACTGTAAGTCGGAGATAACTCTAATACATATTATTGAACGCCATGCTCCCACAAAGATTCATAGCGACCGCCACATCAGGTTTCCTGAAGAAGCGTTGACCTATCTTGAAAGGGTAAAAATTTATTTCCCGGATAGCTTAAATGTAGATTATCACGTCCATACAACGGAAGTCGGTCATGTTGCCCAAAGCTTAGCGGACCACGCCAAGGAACTTGATTGCGATCTGATTGTAATGTGCACTCACGGACGAATAAGACTCCAACAACTATTATTTGGAACAATTGCACAGCAGACAATTAATATCGGAAATATACCAGTCTTGGTGATACATCCTGATGCGTTTTTAAATGACAAACCATTCTCCTGCAGTCAAATATTGGTACCACTCGATATATCAGAAGAACACGAAAAGGGTATAAGAACCGCAAAGGATCTGGCGAGGGTCTTAGGTTGTCCATTGTATTTTATCGTTGTTATACAAACACTTGCGACACTCTCTGGCCCTAGGGCGACCGAAAGCCGCCTGGCACCTGTTGCTACAGCCGAGATGCTGGAACTCGAAGAAGAGAGGGCACTTAACTACCTTAAAGGACTTACGTCTGAAATCAGCTCAGAGGGCGTTCTTGTATCCGGAGAGGTAGCACGTGGAGAACCGTCAGACATAATTGCAAAAACGGCATTGGAAATAAAGGCTGATCTCATTGTCATGGGTACACATGGAAAAGCTGGTGCTGACGCATTCTGGTCAGGTAGTGTAACACCCAGAGTCTTCAGTAGGACAAATATCCCCTTGTTGCTGGTTCCAATTTGA